The Apis mellifera strain DH4 linkage group LG3, Amel_HAv3.1, whole genome shotgun sequence genome includes the window TGATACACCATAGTTTTCACCGACATATCCTGTGGTTGAACACATCCTCTTTACGTACATACTGCATACTAGTTCTTATTATGATACCACCACACGATTACTACACGAGAGTATAGggtattttatgaattataaaaatgacgataataatatcattattattaattattattattattgattgtcacagattattattattattattattattgtttattacgaTTCTTGATTATTATCGTATCATTACGATTATGATTATCGAGAatataaatacgtataaaCGTAACGATGGTACAACTAAGGCAAGTATGTACTGTACATAGCTGTCACTTACCCTCTGCCCCACCATgcaactatataaatatataaatatataaataaatctctatatatatataaatacataaagcCATTATATTGCAAAACATTAATCATTGTTGTACtaatgattattttgaaatactattgtctttattattattattattattattattattattattattttatcgtaaacaattgtaattattattaatattattattattattattattattattattattattattattattattattatcatcgctACTTTATATGATTATCGCGATAAGAATATGTCAAGGCCgcgtgtaattttaattagcatATACGATATTATCATTTACGAAAGTAGATCCTCACTCTTAGCTTAaggaagatagaaaaattgaaatatcttcaCTTTCTTCACAAGATTGGATTCTACCTCACTTTTATCGATACTACCATTGAACGACGAAGAGAGtatgaaaacaaagaaaaaaaaaaaaaaatttaaaaacagacACGTTTCTCCTATGcacttttttcctatttttccattttatttataacagacGTATCTGAAGAATTCAATCAATCGGGTCGAAAtgcttttcattattaatcattatttttattttaattaacataaagtattgttaaaaaaaaaactgcagCGACCTCAGCCTGTGATAGTTACAAaggatattatttgaattaagtaTCCGGTGTATTATTATGTGAAATACGTAGAGAAACATCGATCAGTTATTATAGTTTCGATGGGTCGAAATATTGTTTGTACACGTTGCGACGATTGGACTTTTGTTAGGAAGACTCTTGTGCCTAGAGAATCGAGCTCATTATTAACACAAACATATTAATtgcgaggaaaagaaaaaacggatgatttgataaaatgttGCGTGCAGTTTCAATCGACAATAGTCAAGtcagtttttataaattccatttttgtattaatattttatgataaatagtacaatacatattatttttaacttaataaattcaacACTGATGATTCGTTGCGTTCTcttaacaaaaattcaaacaaaatattatttatttattatgttacaCAATAAGGTAtacttattgaaatttatctgTATAATTGTATGTGATAAGAGACGAAAGTGTAGCCACAGAgtacgtaaaaataaaagaaatgtaagaAATATCATTGATGTGTTTTAAACATACACATGTAACAAACGCTGTGCGTTTGTggtcatttcttctttttttttttttttttttttcttcgagttaAGAAAAAACTAATCCAAtcgtttctccttttcttatGTTGTAACGTGTGAAAAGTTCGAAACGAACATAAGTTTACATACGGTATGTTCCTTTATTAGAAACACAAAAGAATCACTTATAATTAGCTGTAATATAATTGCCTATAGGgcttcgtaatattttttcaatatacatatatatatatatatacatacatatataataattgtattgtgATGTTAACTTAAGCTATGAATAATGATGTGGGAGAATTTTTCGAGGTCGCTGTAGTAAATCCTTGCTGAGATGACGGATcactttctcaattttttttagcttATTCGACGAACGCCGAAGAAATAAGCGAATGTCGACTattctcgataaataaatgaaaaaaaaaaaagccagAATGTACCCGCATAATTATCTTTGAATGACGATGAAATGGCGATGATTGATTGGAACTGTACATTGTGATCAGCAAACAGACTACAATGTAGTTTGTTCGTGATTGAATGAACAAACGGAAACACTTGTGTAATAAAGTAGATATCCATAACAAAAAAAAGCATTcgtattctttattcttctcaCTTTCcaataaagaaaggaaaaacgatCGAGTACGAATCTTAcgtttagataaattttattctataataattaatataaaacttgtttttttttttttttttattccatttcaacGTCTACAACAGCATCTTCTACTATCACTTGCTCTGATGTTACAGGAGTCTGTACTGTAGGTAAAGGATCAGGAGATCGAGTGTAAGTATTACTGGTCGAATGTTCCTTAAAATATTCACCACCTTTTTCTTCGTATTCTTTTTTGCTTACTAAAAATTCAGGAAGATTTCCATTTAGACCAAAATCCCTTGCGCCATACCACGCGTCTATGCTGGTATTTTTTGCTatatttatctgaaaatttgATCCAAATGGTCGCATTTCGCGAAGTTCTCGATTTAATCTCTCAAGTAAACCAGGAAATTTCGTTGGACCTCcagtaagaaatatatttcctacGAGTCGCGATTGCAGTTCGGATGGATAAAGCTTCAAAACGAATTCGATTGTTTCTGCAATGCCTGCTTCCACGGAGCCTATCATAGAtggttgaaataatatttctggtGCTCTCAAACGTTCTACTCCCACGTGTAACTGATGAGTTTCTCCAGGAACCATAGGGACATTAGATCCAGCACCGTCAAATTCTGGATCATGATGTCGTAACACATCTTCCAATTCCATAAGTTTTTCTTGTTCTACTTCTGAATCTGAATCCCCACCTTCCTgtgtagaaaatataaaaattagaaacataatttcgaaatatatttaaaactaaaagaaaaaaaaatattttaaaagtctGTACcctatttataactttataaacaTCCCAATCTTCGTCTCTCATGCCAAAATCATCAtcgcgtttttcttttcttgctaATTGGCTTATTATTCGCATTCTTTCTTGCGCGGCTGCTGTTCTGCGTTTTGCCATATCTTGTCTACGTTGTCTTTTAGCCATTCgtctttctaatatttcttgcctataaagaaaaacatttaacatccaataagttaaaatgttaatcgtaagatgaaaaaattagtTCACTTCGTACCTTTTCTTTCGTACACTAGCGATCCATTCGTCAAAATCTTGTTGATCTTTAGGTTGTAgactcgattttatttttggttTTTGTTCTTCCATCGCGATATTTTCCTCCTGTGAATTAGCCGCTACTATTTTTTGCCTAGTTCTTTCTACCTTTGCttgcaaattattaatcatttttattaaatctgctTCGTTTGCGAGAGAATAAGTTTTCAATGCTTGATCGAATTCATCTGTTTCACCTTCTTCTAGTAAATCTTGAACGgctaataattgatttaattgttCTTCATCTTCTGccaactaaaaatatattttttcttgaattattgaaataaatttatatttgcatatattaataaaaattacaaactctttcttctctttttctagcATTGATTTCCATTAATCTTCTAGCTAATTcccgttttctttctttttgttgtTCAACTGTTAAACCAGGTGCATTTGCAGGAGCAACATACGGTAATTGTACTCTTAATACATTCATATCATAATAATCCGGATCTGCCCACTTAGACGTTTCTTCTTGATAGTTTAAAGCTATCATTGAATGTTCATGTATTAACTcctattcgaagaaaataaagtcaaaaattttttacattgagATATAAGTCATTTCTGTACCTCTGCTCGACTAGGTGTTATAGCATTAACATGAACAGGATATTTGAGTTGAAGCAATCTATGCATATAAGATGTAATGTGGTATCCACCAACATTAATTCTTCTTGAATTTACAGGATCCGCTTTACCATCTAATATAGGTATTATATGTGTAGTATGATATCCAATACTAATTATTAAACCATCAGACGGACAATTATTATGCTGATAAGAA containing:
- the LOC551521 gene encoding actin-related protein 5 is translated as MEVLELKDVKPVPDIIHLYPNRVKSEATPLVIDNGSYNCRVGWATEKEPQLVFKNLIAKPRKERGKKDGEPQVGNDITNIEAVRFQLKTQFDRNVVTHFEAQEQIFDYTFTHMGIDTEGAVNHPIILTEAFLNPNYSRNLMAELLFECYNVPAIAYGVDCLFSYQHNNCPSDGLIISIGYHTTHIIPILDGKADPVNSRRINVGGYHITSYMHRLLQLKYPVHVNAITPSRAEELIHEHSMIALNYQEETSKWADPDYYDMNVLRVQLPYVAPANAPGLTVEQQKERKRELARRLMEINARKREERLAEDEEQLNQLLAVQDLLEEGETDEFDQALKTYSLANEADLIKMINNLQAKVERTRQKIVAANSQEENIAMEEQKPKIKSSLQPKDQQDFDEWIASVRKKRQEILERRMAKRQRRQDMAKRRTAAAQERMRIISQLARKEKRDDDFGMRDEDWDVYKVINREGGDSDSEVEQEKLMELEDVLRHHDPEFDGAGSNVPMVPGETHQLHVGVERLRAPEILFQPSMIGSVEAGIAETIEFVLKLYPSELQSRLVGNIFLTGGPTKFPGLLERLNRELREMRPFGSNFQINIAKNTSIDAWYGARDFGLNGNLPEFLVSKKEYEEKGGEYFKEHSTSNTYTRSPDPLPTVQTPVTSEQVIVEDAVVDVEME